Part of the Cognatishimia sp. WU-CL00825 genome, ATACCGAAACCACCGGCCTGAATGAAATGCAGGTGGATCTGGTGGGAATTTCATTATGTGTTGAGGCGGGCGAGGCCTGTTATATTCCTCTGGCCCACAAGAAGGGCAACGCAGACGATTTGTTTGGCAGCGAGGAATTGGCTGAGGGGCAAATGGATCTGGATCAGGCATTGGCGATCTTAAAGCCGATGCTGGAAGACGAAGCCGTGATGAAGGTTTTTCAGAACGCCAAATATGATTGCAAGATTTTCAAACGCTATGGGGTCAGTGTCGCGCCGATTGATGACACCATGTTGATGTCCTATGCGCTAAATGCGGGCATTCATAACCATGGTATGGATGTGCTCAGCGAGAGCTATCTCAATCACAAGCCGATTTCGATCAAAACCCTGCTGGGCAGTGGGAAATCGGCGATCACCTTTGACAAGGTGCCGGTGGAGGATGCGGTGAAATATGCCGCCGAGGATGCGGATATCACCCTGCGTCTTTGGCAAAAATTCAAGCCACAACTGCATCAGAAACAGGTCACCACGGTTTATGAAACCTTAGAGCGCCCGTTGGTGCCAGTTCTGACCGAGATGGAAATGCACGGGGTGAAAGTGGACCGGGATGCCCTTAGCCGTATGTCCAATGCCTTTGCGCAGAAAATGGCGCAATATGAGGCGGAGTTGCATGAGATTGCGGGCAAGCCGTTTAACGTACAATCGCCCGCCCAAGTCGGGCAAATCATGTTCGAAGATCTGGAGTTGGAAGGCGGTAAGAAAACCAAATCCGGCCAATGGTCCACGCCTGCGGATGTGCTTGAAGATTTAGCGGCCAGCCATGATTTCCCGCGCCGTGTGCTGGATTACCGCCAGCTGCAAAAGTTGAAATCGACTTATACGGATGCCTTGCAAGATCACATTGATCCAGATTCTGGCCGTGTGCACACCTCGTATTTGCAAAGCGGGGCTAACACCGGGCGTATGGCGTCTAAAGATCCGAATTTGCAAAACATTCCAGTGCGCAGCGAGGAAGGCCGCCGCATTCGCGAGGCCTTTGTGGCGGCTCCGGGCAATAAGCTGATCAGTCTGGATTATAGCCAGATTGAATTGCGTATTCTGGCGCATATCGCTGATATCGAGGCCCTAAAGCAGGCGTTTCGTGATGGGCATGACATTCACGCCATGACCGCCTCTGAGATGTTTGAGGTGCCGTTGGAAGAGATGACGCCGGATATTCGTCGTCAGGCCAAAGCCATAAACTTTGGCGTGATCTATGGCATTTCAGCCTTTGGGCTGGCGCGTAATCTGCACATCTCACGTGGCGACGCACAGGCGTTTATTACCCGCTATTTTGAACGTTTCCCCGGCATTCGCACCTATATGGACGACACCAAGGCATTCGCCAAAGAGCATCTTTATGTGCAAACGCTGTTTGGGCGCAAAATCAACATGCCGCAAATCAATGCTAAGGGGCCGCATGCAGGCTTTGCTGCGCGCGCCGCGATCAACGCGCCCATTCAGGGCACCGCTGCTGACATCATTCGCCGCGCCATGGTGCGTATGCCAGAGGCCATTAAAGACCTGCCCGCTAAAATGCTGCTGCAGGTCCACGATGAATTGATCTTTGAGGTGGCCGAAGATGCGGTGGACGAGACCATCGAGGTGGCGCGCGACATCATGCAAGGGGCGGCAGACCCAGCGATCAAGTTGGATGTGCCCTTGATTGTGGATGCGGGCATTGGCGACAATTGGGCCGAGGCGCATTAATTAACCCCCACCATGATGCCAAAAGCGCTGGAATGCCCGAATTGCTGATGTCGATTAGGTGCCTGAACTGATCAGGTTCCTAATTTTCGCGGCCTTTTCAAAATGGTCCAATTTGTGGGTTTTGATCCACCATTCAGCCGCTTCCATAAGCAAATCGGGATCGTCATTTTTATTGGCAAAAAACGCATAGAAAGAGAGACCAACAGTCTCTCCTTTCTGGGCAATCTTCTTGTCACAAATTGCGATTGCCTTGGCTCTTAACGTGGCTCTCATATTGGGCCTGTATTTGATGCGGTCATGCGCGGATTACCTCTGATTGGATCATTCGGAACAGGTGATTGA contains:
- a CDS encoding DUF6500 family protein: MRATLRAKAIAICDKKIAQKGETVGLSFYAFFANKNDDPDLLMEAAEWWIKTHKLDHFEKAAKIRNLISSGT
- the polA gene encoding DNA polymerase I, which encodes MTGTPEATFGKGHHLHLIDGSAFIFRAYHALPPLTRKSDGLPIGAVAGFCNMLHRYVEGNTGPDAPTHVAVIFDHSGKTFRNDLYDLYKANRPPAPEDLRPQFPLTRDATRAFNIACKEIEGFEADDIIATLACQARDAGGRCTIISSDKDLMQLVGGGVEMLDAMKNKRIDSDGVVEKFGVGPDRVVDVQALAGDSVDNVPGAPGIGIKTAALLINEYGDLNSLLDRAAEIKQPKRRQTLIDNRDQIELSRRLVQLDCDMDLGFTIEELEVRDPEPEVLVDFLAEMEFRTLTKRIAEQKGIEAPAIAEAQAPASPAAEAPPDKPIDVDAYEHIVDAAALEAWVAKAHGRGWIAVDTETTGLNEMQVDLVGISLCVEAGEACYIPLAHKKGNADDLFGSEELAEGQMDLDQALAILKPMLEDEAVMKVFQNAKYDCKIFKRYGVSVAPIDDTMLMSYALNAGIHNHGMDVLSESYLNHKPISIKTLLGSGKSAITFDKVPVEDAVKYAAEDADITLRLWQKFKPQLHQKQVTTVYETLERPLVPVLTEMEMHGVKVDRDALSRMSNAFAQKMAQYEAELHEIAGKPFNVQSPAQVGQIMFEDLELEGGKKTKSGQWSTPADVLEDLAASHDFPRRVLDYRQLQKLKSTYTDALQDHIDPDSGRVHTSYLQSGANTGRMASKDPNLQNIPVRSEEGRRIREAFVAAPGNKLISLDYSQIELRILAHIADIEALKQAFRDGHDIHAMTASEMFEVPLEEMTPDIRRQAKAINFGVIYGISAFGLARNLHISRGDAQAFITRYFERFPGIRTYMDDTKAFAKEHLYVQTLFGRKINMPQINAKGPHAGFAARAAINAPIQGTAADIIRRAMVRMPEAIKDLPAKMLLQVHDELIFEVAEDAVDETIEVARDIMQGAADPAIKLDVPLIVDAGIGDNWAEAH